The DNA sequence GGCATCGACAACGAGGCGTACTACCGCCTCGAAGAGGACCGCCGCTACTACACCGACTACACCGGCACGGGGAACAGTCTCAACGCCGGAAACCCGCACGCGCTGCAGCTCATCATGGACTCGCTGCGCTACTGGGTGACCGAGATGCACGTCGACGGCTTCCGCTTCGACCTCGCATCGACCCTCGCCCGGGAGTTCTACGACGTCGACCGCCTCGCGGCGTTCTTCGAGCTGGTGCAGCAGGATCCGGTGGTCTCGCAGGTCAAGCTCATCGCCGAACCGTGGGACGTCGGTCCCGGTGGATACCAGGTCGGCAACTTCCCCCCGCAGTGGACGGAGTGGAACGGCAAATACCGCGACACCGTGCGCGATTTCTGGCGCGGAGAGCCGCAGGCGCTCGGCGAGTTCGCCTCGCGCCTGACGGGGTCCGCCGACCTCTACGAGCACTCGGGCCGCCGCCCCGTCGCGTCGATCAACTTCGTGACCGCCCACGACGGCTTCACCCTGCGCGACCTCGTGTCGTACGACGAGAAGCACAACGAGGCCAACGGCGAAGACAACAACGACGGCGAATCGCACAACCGGTCGTCCAACAACGGCGTCGAGGGTCCGACCGACGACGAGGGCATCAACCGGCTCCGCGCCCGACAGCAGCGGAACTTCCTCGCGACCCTGCTGCTGTCGCAGGGCGTGCCGATGATCGCGCACGGCGACGAGCTCGGCCGCACCCAGCACGGCAACAACAACGGCTACGCGCAGGACAACGAGATCACCTGGGTGGACTGGGAAGCGGCCGACCACCCGCTCATCGAGTTCACCGCCGCGCTCGCCCGGTTGCGTCGCAATCACCCGACGTTCCGTCGCAGCCGCTTCTTCGACGGGCGCCCCGTGCGCTCGGAGGACGGCGAGCGCACGCCCGACGTCGTCTGGCTGCGACCGGACGGCCGCCGCATGGAGCCGGAGGACTGGGACAACGGCTTCGGCCTCGCGGTCGGCGTGTTCCTGAACGGCCACGGCATCCGCGAGAAGGACCGCCGGGGCCAGCCGGTGTCGGATCAGAACTTCCTCGTCTACTTCCACAGCGGGACGGATGCCGTCGACGCGGTGCTCCCCGACGAGCGTCTGGGCAGCGGCTGGGACGTGGTCGTCGACACCTTCGGCGAGCGCGCAGGCGAGACCGGGCTCGCTCCCAGCTCGGCGGTCACGCTCGAGGCGACCTCGCTGCTCGTGCTGCGCGAGGCCGCGGAGGAGGAGCCGCCGACCGACGACTCCGTCGAAGCGTCGCTGCGCATGCAGACCGAGCGCGCCGAGGCTCCGGCTCCGGCGCCGACCCCGGAGCTCCCTCGATGACGCGGCGTCCGCTGTCGACGTATCGCCTGCAGATCCGCGCCGGATTCACGCTCGACGACGCCGCGGCGACGACGGAGTACCTGTCGGCGCTCGGTGCGTCGTGGGCGTACCTCTCGCCTCTGCTGGCTGCGACCCCGGGCTCGGACCACGGCTACGACGTCGTCGACCACTCGCGCGTCGACGAGTCGCGCGGCGGGCGGGAGGGCCTCGACCGGTTCGCCGCCGCGGCGCGCGCAGCGGGCCTCGGCATCCTCGTCGACATCGTGCCGAACCACGTCGGCGTCGGCAGTCCCCGCGAGAACCCGTGGTGGTGGGACGTGCTGCGTCTCGGCCGCGCATCGCGGCACGCCGTCGCGTTCGACGTCGACCGCCGCCTGGGCGACGGTCGCATCCGTCTGCCGATCCTCGGCTCGCCCGTCGACGACGTGCTCGCGGCCGGCGACATCGTCGTCGACACGACCCGGGCGGACGACGCGCCGGACGGCACCCTGCACTACTTCGAGCACGTGCTGCCCCTCGCCCCCGGCACAGGCGATCTCGCCGATGACCTGCCTGCGCTGCTCGACGCGCAGAACTACGAGCTGCGGTTCTGGGAGGACCAGAACGCCGAGCTGAACTACCGCCGGTTCTTCGCGGTGCCCGAACTGGCCGGCATCCGCGTCGAGCTCCCCGACGTGTTCGAGGAGTCGCACCGCGAGATCGTGCGCTGGATCACCGACGGTCTCGCCGACGGTCTGCGGGTCGACCACCCCGACGGGCTCGTCGATCCGGCCGGCTACCTCGAGAGCCTCGCGGATGCCACGGGCGCGGCCTACACGCTCGTCGAGAAGATCTTGGAACCGGGTGAGGAGCTGCCGTCGTGGTGGCGCACCGACGGGACCACGGGGTACGACGCGCTGGCCGAGATCGACCGCGTCCTCGTCGACGGCGACGGCGTCGCACAGCTCGACGTGCTCGACGCCCGCCTGCGCGAGGATTCGGGTCTGCCCGTGCTGGAGGACTGGCACGACCTCACCGTGTCGACGAAGCGCATGGTCGCCGAGACCATCCTGCAGTCCGAGGTGCACCGGCTCGTGCGGTCGCTGCCGCACGGCGTCGTCGCAGCGAAGTACGCCCTCGCCGAGATCATCGCCGGATTCCCGGTCTACCGGTCGTACCTCCCCGCGGGACGCGAGCACCTGCAGGACGCCATCGACGCGGCGGTCGCCCGCAGACCCGATCTCGCGGAGGCGATCGGCGAACTGACGCCGTTGCTCTTCGACACGGCGCTCGAGGTGTCGGAGCGCTTCCCCCAGGTGAGCGGCGCGGTCATGGCGAAGGGTGTCGAGGACACCGCGTTCTACCGGTTCACCCGGCTGGGCACGCTGACGGAGGTCGGCGCCGACCCGTCGATCGCGTCGCTGTCGGTCGAGGCGTTCCACGAGGCGCAACGCGCTCGACTGGCGTCCTGGCCGCACTCGATGACGACGCTGTCGACGCATGACACGAAGCGCTCGGAGGACGTACGAGCGCGCCTCGCCGTGCTCGCCGAGATCCCGGATCGATGGGCCGAAGTGCTGTCGGATCTCCGCACCGTCGCGTCGACCGGACACGGACCGTTCGACTCCCTGCTGTGGCAGGCGGCCGTGGGCGCGTGGCCGATCTCGACCGAGCGACTGCGAGAGTACGGGCTGAAGGCCGCGCGCGAAGCCGCAGAGGGCACCACCTGGCAGCATCCGGACGAGGAGTTCGAGAAGGGCGTCGTCGCGATCGCCGAGGCGGCGAACGGCGCGGCCCGCGGCATCCTCGACGGATTCGTCGGCGAGATCGTCGGCCACGGGCGCAGCAACTCGCTCTCCGCGAAGG is a window from the Microbacterium sp. LWO14-1.2 genome containing:
- the glgX gene encoding glycogen debranching protein GlgX, which gives rise to MSLEVWPGSPYPLGATFDGQGTNFALFSEGAERVELCLFDEDGTEHRVELEEVDAFVWHGYLPSIQPGRLYGYRVHGPFDPAQGQRFNPNKLLLDPYAKAVSGRLDWGQPLFGYDFGEPDSRNDEDSAAAMVKGVVVNPFFEWAGDRLPKTPYAQTVIYEAHVKGLTIQHPDVPEDLRGTYAGIAHPAVIEHLVHLGITAIELMPVHQFVHDSILEEKGLSNYWGYNTLGFFAPHNEYASSGQHGEQVQEFKAMVRALHAAGIEVILDVVYNHTAEGNHLGPMLSMKGIDNEAYYRLEEDRRYYTDYTGTGNSLNAGNPHALQLIMDSLRYWVTEMHVDGFRFDLASTLAREFYDVDRLAAFFELVQQDPVVSQVKLIAEPWDVGPGGYQVGNFPPQWTEWNGKYRDTVRDFWRGEPQALGEFASRLTGSADLYEHSGRRPVASINFVTAHDGFTLRDLVSYDEKHNEANGEDNNDGESHNRSSNNGVEGPTDDEGINRLRARQQRNFLATLLLSQGVPMIAHGDELGRTQHGNNNGYAQDNEITWVDWEAADHPLIEFTAALARLRRNHPTFRRSRFFDGRPVRSEDGERTPDVVWLRPDGRRMEPEDWDNGFGLAVGVFLNGHGIREKDRRGQPVSDQNFLVYFHSGTDAVDAVLPDERLGSGWDVVVDTFGERAGETGLAPSSAVTLEATSLLVLREAAEEEPPTDDSVEASLRMQTERAEAPAPAPTPELPR
- the treY gene encoding malto-oligosyltrehalose synthase: MTRRPLSTYRLQIRAGFTLDDAAATTEYLSALGASWAYLSPLLAATPGSDHGYDVVDHSRVDESRGGREGLDRFAAAARAAGLGILVDIVPNHVGVGSPRENPWWWDVLRLGRASRHAVAFDVDRRLGDGRIRLPILGSPVDDVLAAGDIVVDTTRADDAPDGTLHYFEHVLPLAPGTGDLADDLPALLDAQNYELRFWEDQNAELNYRRFFAVPELAGIRVELPDVFEESHREIVRWITDGLADGLRVDHPDGLVDPAGYLESLADATGAAYTLVEKILEPGEELPSWWRTDGTTGYDALAEIDRVLVDGDGVAQLDVLDARLREDSGLPVLEDWHDLTVSTKRMVAETILQSEVHRLVRSLPHGVVAAKYALAEIIAGFPVYRSYLPAGREHLQDAIDAAVARRPDLAEAIGELTPLLFDTALEVSERFPQVSGAVMAKGVEDTAFYRFTRLGTLTEVGADPSIASLSVEAFHEAQRARLASWPHSMTTLSTHDTKRSEDVRARLAVLAEIPDRWAEVLSDLRTVASTGHGPFDSLLWQAAVGAWPISTERLREYGLKAAREAAEGTTWQHPDEEFEKGVVAIAEAANGAARGILDGFVGEIVGHGRSNSLSAKVLQLAAPGVPDVYQGTELWDHSLVDPDNRRPVDFAERERMLRSLDADVARGALPPVDDSGLAKMLVTSRTLRLRRDNPELFDRYRAGVAAGPASDHVVAMDRGGVLAVATRLPVALERRGGWGDTVLLRRDLPATDVFTGRRIEPGPVRVAELLDTYPVALLVDER